The following proteins are co-located in the Solanum pennellii chromosome 8, SPENNV200 genome:
- the LOC107027348 gene encoding 17.3 kDa class II heat shock protein, translated as MDLRLLGIDNTPLFHTLHHMMEAAGEDSDKSVNAPSRNYVRDAKAMAATPADVKEYPNSYVFVVDMPGLKSGDIKVQVEEDNVLLISGERKREEEKEGAKFIRMERRVGKFMRKFSLPENANTDAISAVCQDGVLTVTVQKLPPPEPKKPKTIEVKVA; from the coding sequence ATGGATTTGAGGTTGTTGGGTATCGATAACACACCACTCTTCCACACTCTCCACCATATGATGGAAGCTGCCGGTGAAGATTCCGACAAGTCTGTCAATGCACCATCAAGGAACTATGTTCGTGATGCTAAGGCCATGGCTGCTACACCAGCGGATGTGAAGGAGTATCCTAATTCGTATGTTTTTGTTGTGGATATGCCAGGGTTGAAATCTGGAGATATCAAAGTGCAGGTGGAAGAAGACAATGTGCTGTTGATTAGTGGTGAAAGGAAGAgggaagaagagaaagaaggTGCAAAGTTTATTAGGATGGAGAGAAGGGTTGGGAAATTCATGAGGAAGTTTAGTCTGCCGGAGAATGCGAATACTGATGCAATTTCTGCAGTTTGTCAAGATGGAGTTCTGACTGTCACTGTTCAGAAATTGCCTCCTCCTGAGCCAAAGAAACCGAAAACAATTGAGGTGAAAGTTGCTTGA